A window from Narcine bancroftii isolate sNarBan1 unplaced genomic scaffold, sNarBan1.hap1 Scaffold_852, whole genome shotgun sequence encodes these proteins:
- the LOC138751220 gene encoding nitric oxide synthase 1-like yields MVNGSLQTESSCVGGGLFWTWKSLMPNLFLRVLERPAGVESLIGPRPRVIAWEPVPHRMSRQYKVPFVTFWDVGRWNICPLLHIIYFSYTPSTSSPLTAVHHGGLSYPLAVRRVPTGGLYILESSKLRGPTLPSVVAEGALGAHGHLGGFPGKVGSPRGSTISSLPVVQTTRSVRLKNWESGTLLYDTLHLQALERCPCSGSRCLGSIVSPRWPPLTPETDTEAREQLSLRAADLLLQYFTSINRNGTPGHIERLQQVEAEIALSGTYQLTPNELMFGAKLAWRNAARCVGRIQWTRLQLFDARDCSSVEEMFTHICNHIKYSTNKGNIRSAITIFPQRVAGRGDFRIWNSQFIRYAGFQQEDGSVLGDKANLEFTEVCLRLGWQPERSRFTVLPLVLQAFGQDPQLFTIPPQLVLEVPIDHPRCIGFASLGLRWYALPAVANMILEVGGLEFPAAPFNGWYTGPEIGVRNYCDVSRYGLLRDIAHALGLDTHRQSSLWKDRVALETTVAVLHSFQQARVTIVDHHTITESFQKHMENEHRVRGGCPTDWVWVVPPISGALTPAFHQEFLNYSLSPAFSYQPDAWKTYEWRGSDGLPIRRRTIGFRELAKAVEFSTKLMSQAMARRVKVTILYATETGKSETLARKLCHIFEKAFNPKLLRMDEYDIINLEHETLVLVVASTFGNGDPPENGEVFAHLLMTMTHPDSTPKESRSYRTRFNSLSEEELEAVSKTVSTTTSFHRTGPLASVRFAVFGLGSRAYPHFCAFARAVDTRLAELGAERLMALGEGDELCGQDHLFRGWCRKIFQVGSLTFPIPTFRPSSPSCPFSPPSPSSPPFPSSPPSPSSPP; encoded by the exons ATGGTGAATGGTAGCCTCCAGACAGAAAGCTCCTGTGTTGGAGGAGGACTGTTCTGGACGTGGAAGAGCCTGATGCCCAACCTGTTTCTCAGGGTGTTGGAGAGGCCCGCGGGAGTGGAGTCACTGATCGGGCCCAGGCCCCGAGTTATCGCTTGGGAACCGGTCCCACACCGCATGAGTCGTCAGTACAAAGTTCCCTTTGTGACATTCTGGGATGTGGGGAGGTGGAATATCTGTCCACTCCTACACATCATCTACTTCTCCTACACACCATCCACTTCCTCACCCTTGACTGCCGTACACCATGGTGGTCTGTCCTACCCCTTGGCAGTGAGGAGGGTCCCCACAGGAGGGCTTTATATACTGGAGTCTTCCAAGCTGAGGGGACCTACACTCCCGAGTGTCGTTGCAGAAGGAGCACTGGGTGCTCACGGGCACCTTGGAGGGTTTCCGGGAAAGGTGGGCTCCCCAAGGGGCTCGACGATATC ctCCCTACCGGTGGTCCAAACCACCCGCTCCGTGCGACTGAAGAATTGGGAGAGCGGGACGCTGCTGTACGATACGCTGCACCTGCAGGCGCTGGAG AGGTGTCCGTGCTCAGGGAGCCGATGTCTCGGTTCTATAGTCTCCCCTCGTTGGCCCCCGCTGACACCGGAGACGGACACTGAGGCCCGGGAACAGCTCAGTCTCCGCGCCGCCGACCTCCTGCTGCAGTATTTCACGTCCATCAATAG GAATGGGACCCCTGGTCACATTGAGCGCCTGCAGCAAGTAGAGGCGGAGATCGCACTGAGTGGTACCTACCAGCTCACCCCCAATGAGCTGATGTTCGGGGCCAAACTGGCATGGCGCAACGCAGCCCGGTGTGTGGGACGCATCCAGTGGACACGCCTACAG CTCTTCGATGCCCGGGATTGCAGTTCGGTGGAGGAGATGTTCACTCACATCTGCAATCATATCAAGTATTCAACCAACAAGGGCAATATCCG ATCTGCCATCACCATCTTCCCGCAGAGGGTCGCGGGGAGGGGGGATTTCCGCATCTGGAACAGTCAGTTCATTCGCTATGCCGGCTTCCAGCAGGAGGACGGTTCTGTGCTCGGGGACAAGGCCAACCTGGAGTTCACTGAG gtctgtctgcgtttGGGCTGGCAGCCAGAGCGCAGCCGCTTCACTGTGCTGCCGCTGGTGCTCCAGGCCTTTGGGCAGGACCCACAGCTCTTCACCATCCCCCCACAGCTGGTGCTGGAGGTGCCCATAGATCACCCGCG GTGCATTGGATTCGCATCGCTAGGCCTGCGCTGGTATGCCCTGCCAGCCGTGGCCAACATGATATTGGAGGTCGGGGGGCTAGAGTTCCCAGCGGCTCCATTCAACGGCTGGTACACCGGGCCCGAGATAGGGGTCCGCAACTACTGCGATGTCTCCCGCTATGGCCTGCTGCGG gATATTGCCCATGCCCTGGGATTGGACACCCACCGCCAATCCTCCCTGTGGAAGGACCGAGTCGCCCTGGAGACCACCGTGGCCGTTCTACACAGCTTCCAG CAAGCCAGAGTGACGATCGTGGATCACCACACCATCACCGAGTCCTTTCAGAAGCACATGGAGAATGAGCACCGGGTTCGGGGAGGCTGTCCTACCGACTGGGTGTGGGTTGTTCCACCCATCTCTGGGGCTCTCACACCCGCCTTCCACCAGGAGTTCCTCAATTACAGCCTCTCTCCCGCATTCTCCTACCAG CCGGATGCATGGAAAACGTACGAGTGGAGGGGCAGTGACGGACTCCCTATCAGGCGAAGGACCATCGGCTTCAGGGAGCTCGCTAA ggcagTAGAGTTCTCCACCAAGCTGATGTCCCAGGCCATGGCTCGGCGTGTGAAGGTTACCATCCTTTACGCCACAGAAACCGGCAAGTCTGAGACCCTGGCCCGGAAACTCTGTCACATCTTCGAGAAGGCCTTCAACCCAAAG ctgCTGAGGATGGACGAGTATGACATCATTAACCTTGAACATGAAACGCTGGTGCTGGTCGTCGCGAGTACTTTCGGGAACGGAGACCCTCCAGAGAACGGAGAG GTCTTCGCCCATCTTCTCATGACAATGACACACCCAGACTCCACCCCGAAGGAGAGCAG GAGTTACAGGACTCGTTTTAACAGTCTGTCCGAGGAGGAGTTGGAAGCCGTGTCTAAGACCGTCTCCACCACCACCAGTTTCCATAGGACCGGCCCCTTGGCCAGTGTACG CTTTGCAGTGTTTGGGCTTGGCTCTCGGGCCTACCCCCACTTCTGTGCCTTTGCCCGTGCTGTCGACACCAGGCTGGCGGAGCTGGGAGCAGAGAGACTGATGGCTCTGGGGGAGGGCGATGAGCTGTGTGGGCAGGACCACCTGTTCCGGGGCTGGTGCAGGAAAATTTTCCAGGTGGGAAGTCTCACATTCCCTATCCCCACCTTCCGTCCCTCATCCCCATCTTGTcccttctctccaccctccccctcctctccacccttcccctcctctccaccctccccctcctctccaccc